AAGGTCATGAAGTGGTCGTGGGTTCGTTTCCCCCAGCCGCCTTCGATGCGGAGGGTGCGGCGCTCGGTCGGCGTCTTTCGGCCGAGTCCGGCGACGGTTTCGGTTTCGATCAGGTTGTCGAAGTCGAGGCCGATGCCGCGGACGTAGTCGACGATTTCGCGGCGGTGTTCTCTGTCGAGGTGGCGAACGTTGTCGTCGCGGACGTGAACGTGGTAGCCCCGTCCGCCCGAGAAGACGATTTCGAGCTCCTCGAAGCCGAAGTCGTTCTCGAGGAAGTCGAGCAGTCGGAAGAGGGCCTCCTTACACGTGGCGAGCATCTCGGCGTAGGAGTCTTCGCCAAGCGTGACGTCCGGCAGGTGGTCCGCGTCGAGGTCGAAGACGAGGTCGGCGGATTGCCAGTCTTTTGCCTTCATCGAACTCGCGCTCGGATCCCGAAAGCGGCCCGCGGAGAAGTAGACGTGTCGCGGGCGCTTGCGGACGAGAAACTCCGAGAGGTCGCCAAGCTCGAGCAGTGACCGGTGGCGGACCATCGTCGTGCCAGGCCCCTCAGTCCAGGGGATGAATCCCCACTCGCGCTCGTTCGCGGCGGGCGGTGGTGTTAGCTCCGTCCGTCGGTAGTAATCCCGAAATCTCCCCCGAAGATAGGCCCTCGTTCGCTCCTCCATGCGCTTGCGCTACTCGTCGTGGCGCGGGTATAATTGTATTGTCTTGGACTGTCCGGCTGGGCGACCGGCGCTGATCGACACTGATCGGCACTGGCGGCACTGGGTGACACTGGCGACACTGATCAACGCTGGGCGACACTGGGCGGACTAGCGGCGCATCAGATCCGAGAGCCGGTCTGTGATTCCGTCGCCGGAGCCGAGTTTCAGGTAGTAGGCGTCGCCGCCGTCCTCGTAGTAGTTGTCGATCCGGCGCTTGATCTCGAAGCCCAGATGTTCGTAAAACTGCAGCGCGTTCTCGTTGCTCGTGCGCGCGTGACAGGTAATCGTCTGGTGGTCGTCGGCGACGCGAGCGACGAGCCGTTTGCCAATCCCTTCACCGCGGAACTCTGGAGAGACTGCGAGAAAGAGAATGTAGCCGTCGCGTCGAACCGCAGCGAAGCCGATGAGGTCGCCGTCTAGCACGTAACAGTGGACCGTCGATCGGC
The DNA window shown above is from Natrialba magadii ATCC 43099 and carries:
- the priS gene encoding DNA primase small subunit PriS, which produces MEERTRAYLRGRFRDYYRRTELTPPPAANEREWGFIPWTEGPGTTMVRHRSLLELGDLSEFLVRKRPRHVYFSAGRFRDPSASSMKAKDWQSADLVFDLDADHLPDVTLGEDSYAEMLATCKEALFRLLDFLENDFGFEELEIVFSGGRGYHVHVRDDNVRHLDREHRREIVDYVRGIGLDFDNLIETETVAGLGRKTPTERRTLRIEGGWGKRTHDHFMTFVDDLLALEDEAALERLQEFDGIGEGKATATLNAARNNREQLEAGNVTVHTAVAQLAERFASTAVEKDNAPIDEPVTTDTNRLIRLPGTLHGGSGLKTVRLERDELEGFDPLVDAVPETFEGQEIAVDVTDGGEVELGGDSFTVSEGDQSLPEYVAVFLMARGRAEKEKE
- a CDS encoding GNAT family N-acetyltransferase; protein product: MSVNIDRRVVTPGNDEFVEQAWQLKEEINREEDVLKQRRDFFTDAYRRSTVHCYVLDGDLIGFAAVRRDGYILFLAVSPEFRGEGIGKRLVARVADDHQTITCHARTSNENALQFYEHLGFEIKRRIDNYYEDGGDAYYLKLGSGDGITDRLSDLMRR